A window from Electrophorus electricus isolate fEleEle1 chromosome 7, fEleEle1.pri, whole genome shotgun sequence encodes these proteins:
- the LOC113590189 gene encoding uncharacterized protein LOC113590189 isoform X4 — MEMLLVIQLAFLWDLSLGISDDAVIQYSRTGVVKDSGAMKEAVWVNGVSVGLLHDGVYNITTTAISIDSLITVENNSSFPNNLNYIPLRECRLKGQRVVLWSNQNGKYILALYPANDTWTAHEPQRGTLGQIWNHDTARSIVKGLQLEEECAKLLEKLHYLENSDAVVFTGLIFLSFVMSKKHAQVGGVLGSIIHYPTHSLGMSFEGHTKHIPCNIPSVSRVPY; from the exons ATGGAGATGCTGCTCGTTATACAACTGGCTTTTCTTTGGGACCTGTCTTTGGGTATTTCAGACG ACGCAGTTATTCAGTACAGTCGCACAGGAGTTGTGAAGGACAGTGGGGCTATGAAGGAGGCTGTCTGGGTCAACGGTGTTTCAGTAGGTCTTCTCCACGACGGGGTGTACAATATCACCACCACTGCAATATCCATCGATTCACTGATAACTGTAGAGAATAACAGTTCCTTTCCAA ACAATCTCAACTACATTCCTTTGCGGGAGTGCAGACTGAAAGGACAACGAGTTGTTTTGTGGTCCAACCAGAATGGCAAATATATTTTGGCTTTATATCCAGCCAACGACACATGGACGGCGCATGAGCCTCAGCGAGGTACTTTGGGGCAGATATGGAATCACGATACTGCGCGCTCTATTGTAAAGGGTTTGCAGCTAGAGGAGGAATGTGCCAAACTATTGGAAAAGCTCCATTACCTCGAGAATTCAGATG CAGTAGTCTTCACTGGTCTTATCTTCCTAAGCTTCGTGATGTCCAAAAAACATG CACAAGTTGGAG GTGTTCTGGGTTCCATCATCCACTACCCTACACATTCTTTGGGCATGTCTTTTGAGGgacacaccaaacacataccATGTAACATACCTTCAGTGTCTAGAGTTCCCTACTAA
- the LOC113590189 gene encoding uncharacterized protein LOC113590189 isoform X3, with product MEMLLVIQLAFLWDLSLGISDDAVIQYSRTGVVKDSGAMKEAVWVNGVSVGLLHDGVYNITTTAISIDSLITVENNSSFPNNLNYIPLRECRLKGQRVVLWSNQNGKYILALYPANDTWTAHEPQRGTLGQIWNHDTARSIVKGLQLEEECAKLLEKLHYLENSDAVVFTGLIFLSFVMSKKHAAQVGGVLGSIIHYPTHSLGMSFEGHTKHIPCNIPSVSRVPY from the exons ATGGAGATGCTGCTCGTTATACAACTGGCTTTTCTTTGGGACCTGTCTTTGGGTATTTCAGACG ACGCAGTTATTCAGTACAGTCGCACAGGAGTTGTGAAGGACAGTGGGGCTATGAAGGAGGCTGTCTGGGTCAACGGTGTTTCAGTAGGTCTTCTCCACGACGGGGTGTACAATATCACCACCACTGCAATATCCATCGATTCACTGATAACTGTAGAGAATAACAGTTCCTTTCCAA ACAATCTCAACTACATTCCTTTGCGGGAGTGCAGACTGAAAGGACAACGAGTTGTTTTGTGGTCCAACCAGAATGGCAAATATATTTTGGCTTTATATCCAGCCAACGACACATGGACGGCGCATGAGCCTCAGCGAGGTACTTTGGGGCAGATATGGAATCACGATACTGCGCGCTCTATTGTAAAGGGTTTGCAGCTAGAGGAGGAATGTGCCAAACTATTGGAAAAGCTCCATTACCTCGAGAATTCAGATG CAGTAGTCTTCACTGGTCTTATCTTCCTAAGCTTCGTGATGTCCAAAAAACATG CAGCACAAGTTGGAG GTGTTCTGGGTTCCATCATCCACTACCCTACACATTCTTTGGGCATGTCTTTTGAGGgacacaccaaacacataccATGTAACATACCTTCAGTGTCTAGAGTTCCCTACTAA
- the LOC113590189 gene encoding uncharacterized protein LOC113590189 isoform X1: MEMLLVIQLAFLWDLSLGISDDAVIQYSRTGVVKDSGAMKEAVWVNGVSVGLLHDGVYNITTTAISIDSLITVENNSSFPNNLNYIPLRECRLKGQRVVLWSNQNGKYILALYPANDTWTAHEPQRGTLGQIWNHDTARSIVKGLQLEEECAKLLEKLHYLENSDGMYMITVVVLLLAAVVFTGLIFLSFVMSKKHAAQVGGVLGSIIHYPTHSLGMSFEGHTKHIPCNIPSVSRVPY; encoded by the exons ATGGAGATGCTGCTCGTTATACAACTGGCTTTTCTTTGGGACCTGTCTTTGGGTATTTCAGACG ACGCAGTTATTCAGTACAGTCGCACAGGAGTTGTGAAGGACAGTGGGGCTATGAAGGAGGCTGTCTGGGTCAACGGTGTTTCAGTAGGTCTTCTCCACGACGGGGTGTACAATATCACCACCACTGCAATATCCATCGATTCACTGATAACTGTAGAGAATAACAGTTCCTTTCCAA ACAATCTCAACTACATTCCTTTGCGGGAGTGCAGACTGAAAGGACAACGAGTTGTTTTGTGGTCCAACCAGAATGGCAAATATATTTTGGCTTTATATCCAGCCAACGACACATGGACGGCGCATGAGCCTCAGCGAGGTACTTTGGGGCAGATATGGAATCACGATACTGCGCGCTCTATTGTAAAGGGTTTGCAGCTAGAGGAGGAATGTGCCAAACTATTGGAAAAGCTCCATTACCTCGAGAATTCAGATG GAATGTACATGATCACCGTTGTGGTTCTCCTGCTAGCAGCAGTAGTCTTCACTGGTCTTATCTTCCTAAGCTTCGTGATGTCCAAAAAACATG CAGCACAAGTTGGAG GTGTTCTGGGTTCCATCATCCACTACCCTACACATTCTTTGGGCATGTCTTTTGAGGgacacaccaaacacataccATGTAACATACCTTCAGTGTCTAGAGTTCCCTACTAA
- the LOC113590189 gene encoding uncharacterized protein LOC113590189 isoform X2: MEMLLVIQLAFLWDLSLGISDDAVIQYSRTGVVKDSGAMKEAVWVNGVSVGLLHDGVYNITTTAISIDSLITVENNSSFPNNLNYIPLRECRLKGQRVVLWSNQNGKYILALYPANDTWTAHEPQRGTLGQIWNHDTARSIVKGLQLEEECAKLLEKLHYLENSDGMYMITVVVLLLAAVVFTGLIFLSFVMSKKHAQVGGVLGSIIHYPTHSLGMSFEGHTKHIPCNIPSVSRVPY; the protein is encoded by the exons ATGGAGATGCTGCTCGTTATACAACTGGCTTTTCTTTGGGACCTGTCTTTGGGTATTTCAGACG ACGCAGTTATTCAGTACAGTCGCACAGGAGTTGTGAAGGACAGTGGGGCTATGAAGGAGGCTGTCTGGGTCAACGGTGTTTCAGTAGGTCTTCTCCACGACGGGGTGTACAATATCACCACCACTGCAATATCCATCGATTCACTGATAACTGTAGAGAATAACAGTTCCTTTCCAA ACAATCTCAACTACATTCCTTTGCGGGAGTGCAGACTGAAAGGACAACGAGTTGTTTTGTGGTCCAACCAGAATGGCAAATATATTTTGGCTTTATATCCAGCCAACGACACATGGACGGCGCATGAGCCTCAGCGAGGTACTTTGGGGCAGATATGGAATCACGATACTGCGCGCTCTATTGTAAAGGGTTTGCAGCTAGAGGAGGAATGTGCCAAACTATTGGAAAAGCTCCATTACCTCGAGAATTCAGATG GAATGTACATGATCACCGTTGTGGTTCTCCTGCTAGCAGCAGTAGTCTTCACTGGTCTTATCTTCCTAAGCTTCGTGATGTCCAAAAAACATG CACAAGTTGGAG GTGTTCTGGGTTCCATCATCCACTACCCTACACATTCTTTGGGCATGTCTTTTGAGGgacacaccaaacacataccATGTAACATACCTTCAGTGTCTAGAGTTCCCTACTAA